A single window of Malus sylvestris chromosome 5, drMalSylv7.2, whole genome shotgun sequence DNA harbors:
- the LOC126621632 gene encoding proline-rich protein 4-like isoform X2, whose translation MKILQKCFWLCLLFVSFSHAEQTVEVVGVGECTDCARNNIKTSHAFSGLRVTIDCKPENGHFKTRGVGELNEQGEFKVSLPKEIVKEENQLKEECYAQLHSALAAPCAAHDSLKSTKIVFKSKASDGTQTFGVAGGNLKFSPVTCTSAFFWPHKKHPLFSKLPPLPKLPPFPKSHPIFGHPFPFPPKVLPPFPPKVFPPKVPIFKKPLPPPVPIYKKPLPPPVPVYKKPVPPPVPVYKKPVPPPIPVYKKPHPPPVPVYKKPLPPPVPVYKKPNPPPVPVYKKPCPPPTPIYKKPLPPPVPIYKKPLPPPVPVYKKPLPPPVPIYKKPLPPPIPIYKKPLPPPVPIYKKPLPPPIPIYTKPLPPPIPIYKKPLPPLVPIYKKPLPPPVPIYTKPLPPPIPIYTKPLPPPIPFYKPKPHPFFKPLPPLPKIPHPFFKKPPLPPLHPKYYFPHPKPKLPLIPKIP comes from the exons ATGAAGATTCTCCAGAAGTGCTTCTGGCTGTGTCTGCTTTTTGTGAGCTTTAGCCATGCTGAGCAGACAGTTGAGGTAGTTGGGGTTGGAGAATGTACTGACTGTGCTCGGAATAACATTAAGACTAGCCATGCCTTTTCTG GTCTTCGTGTAACAATTGACTGCAAGCCCGAAAATGGGCACTTCAAAACAAGAGGAGTTGGGGAGCTCAATGAACAGGGAGAGTTCAAAGTCTCACTTCCTAAAGAGATTGTGAAAGAAGAAAACCAACTAAAAGAGGAATGTTATGCCCAACTCCACAGTGCATTAGCTGCCCCTTGTGCTGCCCATGATAGCCTAAAATCCACAAAAATAGTCTTCAAGTCCAAGGCAAGTGATGGGACACAAACATTTGGAGTGGCTGGTGGAAATCTCAAATTTTCACCTGTGACTTGCACTTCTGCCTTCTTTTGGCCTCACAAGAAGCACCCACTTTTTTCCAAATTGCCACCTTTGCCTAAGTTGCCGCCTTTCCCTAAATCTCACCCAATTTTTGGACACCCATTCCCATTCCCTCCTAAGGTGTTACCTCCATTCCCACCTAAGGTCTTCCCTCCAAAAGTTCCAATCTTCAAGAAGCCTCTTCCTCCACCAGTGCCAATCTACAAGAAGCCTCTCCCTCCACCAGTGCCGGTATACAAGAAGCCGGTCCCTCCACCAGTGCCGGTATACAAGAAGCCGGTCCCTCCCCCCATCCCGGTCTACAAGAAGCCTCACCCTCCGCCCGTCCCAGTTTACAAGAAACCTCTCCCTCCACCCGTCCCAGTCTATAAGAAGCCTAACCCTCCACCAGTCCCAGTATACAAGAAACCTTGCCCTCCACCAACACCAATCTACAAGAAACCTCTCCCTCCACCTGTCCCAATATATAAGAAGCCTCTTCCACCACCAGTTCCAGTATACAAGAAGCCACTTCCACCACCAGTCCCCATATACAAGAAGCCACTTCCACCACCAATCCCAATATACAAGAAGCCACTTCCACCACCAGTCCCCATATACAAGAAGCCACTTCCACCACCAATCCCAATATACACAAAGCCACTTCCACCACCAATCCCAATATACAAGAAGCCACTTCCACCACTAGTCCCCATATACAAGAAGCCACTTCCACCACCAGTCCCAATATACACAAAGCCACTTCCACCACCAATCCCAATATACACAAAGCCACTTCCACCTCCCATCCCATTCTACAAGCCAAAGCCACATCCATTCTTTAAGC CTCTCCCTCCATTGCCAAAGATTCCTCATCCATTCTTTAAGAAACCACCACTCCCACCACTCCACCCAAAATATTACTTCCCCCACCCAAAGCCCAAGCTTCCTCTCATCCCCAAAATCCCATAA
- the LOC126621632 gene encoding proline-rich protein 4-like isoform X1, which produces MKILQKCFWLCLLFVSFSHAEQTVEVVGVGECTDCARNNIKTSHAFSGLRVTIDCKPENGHFKTRGVGELNEQGEFKVSLPKEIVKEENQLKEECYAQLHSALAAPCAAHDSLKSTKIVFKSKASDGTQTFGVAGGNLKFSPVTCTSAFFWPHKKHPLFSKLPPLPKLPPFPKSHPIFGHPFPFPPKVLPPFPPKVFPPKVPIFKKPLPPPVPIYKKPLPPPVPVYKKPVPPPVPVYKKPVPPPIPVYKKPHPPPVPVYKKPLPPPVPVYKKPNPPPVPVYKKPCPPPTPIYKKPLPPPVPIYKKPLPPPVPVYKKPLPPPVPIYKKPLPPPIPIYKKPLPPPVPIYKKPLPPPIPIYTKPLPPPIPIYKKPLPPLVPIYKKPLPPPVPIYTKPLPPPIPIYTKPLPPPIPFYKPKPHPFFKPHPPLPKIPHPFFKPLPPLPKIPHPFFKKPPLPPLHPKYYFPHPKPKLPLIPKIP; this is translated from the exons ATGAAGATTCTCCAGAAGTGCTTCTGGCTGTGTCTGCTTTTTGTGAGCTTTAGCCATGCTGAGCAGACAGTTGAGGTAGTTGGGGTTGGAGAATGTACTGACTGTGCTCGGAATAACATTAAGACTAGCCATGCCTTTTCTG GTCTTCGTGTAACAATTGACTGCAAGCCCGAAAATGGGCACTTCAAAACAAGAGGAGTTGGGGAGCTCAATGAACAGGGAGAGTTCAAAGTCTCACTTCCTAAAGAGATTGTGAAAGAAGAAAACCAACTAAAAGAGGAATGTTATGCCCAACTCCACAGTGCATTAGCTGCCCCTTGTGCTGCCCATGATAGCCTAAAATCCACAAAAATAGTCTTCAAGTCCAAGGCAAGTGATGGGACACAAACATTTGGAGTGGCTGGTGGAAATCTCAAATTTTCACCTGTGACTTGCACTTCTGCCTTCTTTTGGCCTCACAAGAAGCACCCACTTTTTTCCAAATTGCCACCTTTGCCTAAGTTGCCGCCTTTCCCTAAATCTCACCCAATTTTTGGACACCCATTCCCATTCCCTCCTAAGGTGTTACCTCCATTCCCACCTAAGGTCTTCCCTCCAAAAGTTCCAATCTTCAAGAAGCCTCTTCCTCCACCAGTGCCAATCTACAAGAAGCCTCTCCCTCCACCAGTGCCGGTATACAAGAAGCCGGTCCCTCCACCAGTGCCGGTATACAAGAAGCCGGTCCCTCCCCCCATCCCGGTCTACAAGAAGCCTCACCCTCCGCCCGTCCCAGTTTACAAGAAACCTCTCCCTCCACCCGTCCCAGTCTATAAGAAGCCTAACCCTCCACCAGTCCCAGTATACAAGAAACCTTGCCCTCCACCAACACCAATCTACAAGAAACCTCTCCCTCCACCTGTCCCAATATATAAGAAGCCTCTTCCACCACCAGTTCCAGTATACAAGAAGCCACTTCCACCACCAGTCCCCATATACAAGAAGCCACTTCCACCACCAATCCCAATATACAAGAAGCCACTTCCACCACCAGTCCCCATATACAAGAAGCCACTTCCACCACCAATCCCAATATACACAAAGCCACTTCCACCACCAATCCCAATATACAAGAAGCCACTTCCACCACTAGTCCCCATATACAAGAAGCCACTTCCACCACCAGTCCCAATATACACAAAGCCACTTCCACCACCAATCCCAATATACACAAAGCCACTTCCACCTCCCATCCCATTCTACAAGCCAAAGCCACATCCATTCTTTAAGCCTCACCCTCCATTGCCAAAGATTCCTCATCCATTCTTTAAGCCTCTCCCTCCATTGCCAAAGATTCCTCATCCATTCTTTAAGAAACCACCACTCCCACCACTCCACCCAAAATATTACTTCCCCCACCCAAAGCCCAAGCTTCCTCTCATCCCCAAAATCCCATAA